In a genomic window of Pseudomonadota bacterium:
- the flgA gene encoding flagella basal body P-ring formation protein FlgA, with amino-acid sequence MNIYRNHRKPIGRLQEALRPARRSALRRLSAWTTIALVWLTPLSAASLLQPHDSIRLAAKTHLENNPPVGEGRTEFTIGHLDSRLRLQQCAAALEVFRPPGGRNSGHTTLGVRCSGPKPWKLYIPVTIKVYRPVAVAQGALLRGALLSAADIELVEKDVSRLGYGFIADPSNAVGKELRRSVTAGTVLTPHHLAAPHIVERGQTVIIVANSGGIEVRMAGEALADGAHNDRIRVRNNKTRRIVEGTVSAPGVVQVLM; translated from the coding sequence ATGAATATCTATCGAAATCATAGGAAGCCAATTGGTCGGTTACAAGAAGCGCTGCGCCCGGCAAGGCGGAGCGCTCTGCGACGACTCAGTGCTTGGACAACGATCGCACTGGTGTGGCTGACACCGCTTTCAGCGGCATCGCTACTGCAGCCACATGACTCGATCCGCTTGGCCGCCAAAACCCATCTGGAGAACAACCCTCCGGTGGGTGAGGGGCGCACTGAATTCACGATCGGCCATCTCGACTCCCGGCTGCGCCTGCAACAGTGCGCCGCAGCGCTGGAAGTGTTTCGCCCCCCCGGCGGCCGCAACTCCGGGCACACCACCTTGGGCGTGCGCTGCAGCGGTCCCAAGCCCTGGAAGCTCTACATCCCGGTCACAATCAAGGTCTATCGACCAGTGGCAGTGGCCCAGGGCGCGCTGCTGCGCGGTGCGTTGCTCAGTGCAGCGGATATCGAACTCGTCGAGAAGGACGTGTCACGTCTCGGCTACGGCTTTATTGCCGACCCTTCGAACGCGGTAGGCAAGGAGTTGCGTCGGTCGGTGACGGCAGGGACGGTATTGACGCCGCACCATCTTGCCGCCCCCCACATCGTCGAAAGAGGTCAAACAGTCATCATCGTCGCCAATTCCGGCGGCATCGAGGTCCGCATGGCCGGCGAAGCACTTGCCGATGGTGCCCACAACGACCGTATTCGCGTGCGCAACAACAAAACCCGGCGCATCGTTGAAGGGACAGTGAGCGCCCCGGGTGTGGTCCAGGTACTGATGTGA
- a CDS encoding GTP diphosphokinase has translation MVSGSNSTVAYEGSCRAGFARWADKLATSGRDPGEIKDLSRAGEILIAAYGEETAIDPCIGVGHALAVADILAELNLDRESLTAGLLHGVTAEGRVSLEQVKERFGATVSALVEGVLQMDAIREHQQASGADRTVDDQSQAESLRRMLLAMVNDARVVLIKLALRVHNMRLARELDEAEQVRAARETLDIFAPLANRLSVWQLKWELEDLAFRYLHPAIYKKLAKSLAEKRVDRERYLVDVVSRLRESLAEHGIEADVSSRPKHIYSIWKKMQRKGVEIEEVYDVRAIRILVKEVRDCYAALGIVHGLWQHIPREFDDYIANPKKNLYRSLHTAVVGPKGRTLEVQIRTHEMHQHAELGVAAHWRYKEGVRRDPGFERKINWMRQLMEWKEEMADSAEFLDNFRTESAEERVYVFTPQGKIIDLPAGATPLDFAYRVHTDIGHRCRGAKVDGRIVPLTYKLSGGEKVEILTTKQGKPSRDWLSPHLGYLATSRARSKVRHWFAEQDHEKNLAAGRAVLERELHRLGVEPRSADKLLERFHMARIEDLWLALGRGDVSAAQMVHVMESLQSPPADAAVQLPMRRHKTRTSSGDICIEGVGDLLTQMAKCCKPVPNDPIIGYITRGRGVTIHRRTCSNVLRMTEDHRARLIEVQWSVEAGEHYPVDVQVQAYDRAGLLRDITNLLANEKVNVLSLNTTTDRREHMAHMSLRLEIGGLDQLSRILAKLNELPNVVMVQRQRQ, from the coding sequence ATGGTTAGCGGCAGCAACTCCACCGTTGCTTATGAAGGCAGTTGCCGGGCGGGATTCGCGCGCTGGGCGGATAAACTTGCGACCTCGGGTCGGGATCCCGGCGAGATCAAAGACCTGTCAAGGGCGGGTGAAATTCTGATCGCGGCTTACGGTGAGGAGACGGCAATTGATCCGTGCATCGGGGTCGGTCATGCACTCGCAGTCGCGGATATTCTGGCTGAACTCAATCTCGATCGTGAGAGTCTGACGGCGGGATTGCTGCACGGCGTGACTGCCGAGGGCAGGGTGTCGCTGGAACAGGTCAAGGAGCGCTTCGGCGCCACGGTATCCGCATTGGTGGAGGGCGTTTTGCAGATGGATGCAATACGCGAACATCAGCAGGCCAGCGGAGCCGATCGCACCGTAGACGACCAGTCTCAGGCGGAGAGTCTGCGCCGGATGCTGTTGGCAATGGTGAACGATGCACGCGTGGTGCTCATAAAACTGGCGCTGCGTGTCCACAATATGCGATTAGCGCGGGAACTGGATGAAGCAGAGCAGGTGCGTGCGGCGCGTGAGACCTTGGATATCTTCGCCCCCTTGGCCAATCGCCTCAGTGTCTGGCAATTGAAATGGGAGCTGGAGGATCTCGCTTTTCGTTATCTCCATCCAGCTATCTACAAAAAATTGGCGAAGAGTCTCGCCGAGAAGCGGGTTGATCGCGAGCGCTATCTGGTGGACGTGGTATCGCGGTTGCGTGAATCGTTGGCCGAGCACGGTATCGAGGCTGATGTCAGCAGTCGCCCCAAACACATCTATAGCATCTGGAAGAAGATGCAGCGCAAAGGTGTCGAAATCGAAGAGGTCTACGACGTTCGCGCAATCCGGATTCTGGTCAAAGAGGTGCGCGACTGTTACGCAGCGCTCGGCATTGTGCACGGCCTGTGGCAGCACATACCGCGTGAATTTGACGACTACATCGCCAATCCCAAGAAGAATCTGTATCGCTCACTGCACACCGCGGTTGTGGGTCCTAAGGGTCGGACGTTGGAGGTGCAGATCCGCACGCATGAAATGCATCAGCACGCGGAATTGGGCGTGGCCGCGCATTGGCGTTACAAGGAAGGCGTGCGTCGGGATCCGGGATTCGAGCGCAAGATCAACTGGATGCGCCAGTTGATGGAGTGGAAGGAGGAGATGGCCGATTCAGCGGAGTTTCTCGATAATTTCCGCACAGAATCGGCCGAGGAACGCGTTTACGTCTTCACTCCACAGGGAAAGATCATCGATTTGCCGGCGGGTGCGACGCCATTGGATTTCGCCTACCGCGTGCATACGGATATCGGGCACCGTTGCCGCGGCGCCAAGGTGGATGGTCGCATCGTTCCACTGACTTACAAGTTAAGCGGCGGTGAAAAGGTGGAGATACTGACGACCAAGCAGGGCAAGCCGAGCCGCGATTGGTTGAGTCCGCATCTTGGCTACCTGGCAACGTCGCGTGCCCGCTCCAAAGTACGGCACTGGTTCGCCGAGCAGGATCACGAAAAGAATCTGGCGGCGGGACGCGCCGTGCTGGAGCGTGAGCTGCATCGTTTGGGAGTCGAGCCGCGCAGCGCCGACAAGCTACTGGAGCGGTTTCACATGGCCAGGATTGAGGATCTATGGTTGGCCTTAGGCAGAGGTGACGTGAGCGCCGCGCAGATGGTGCACGTAATGGAAAGCCTGCAGTCGCCCCCGGCGGATGCGGCGGTACAGCTACCGATGCGTCGTCATAAAACGCGCACCAGCAGTGGCGATATCTGTATCGAAGGTGTGGGCGATCTGCTTACCCAAATGGCAAAGTGCTGCAAACCGGTACCCAATGATCCCATAATCGGTTACATAACCCGCGGCCGTGGCGTGACGATTCATCGGCGCACCTGTTCCAATGTGCTGCGCATGACAGAAGATCATCGTGCGCGGCTGATTGAAGTGCAGTGGAGTGTTGAAGCTGGAGAGCACTACCCGGTCGACGTTCAGGTCCAGGCGTATGATCGTGCCGGGTTGCTGCGCGATATCACCAATCTGCTGGCCAACGAGAAGGTCAACGTGCTGTCGCTCAATACCACGACTGATCGCCGCGAGCACATGGCGCATATGTCCTTACGCTTGGAGATCGGCGGGCTCGACCAACTGAGCCGTATCCTGGCCAAGCTCAACGAGTTGCCCAACGTTGTGATGGTTCAGCGGCAACGACAGTAA
- the flgB gene encoding flagellar basal body rod protein FlgB translates to MPINIDSALGIHTDALALRARRAEVLASNLANVDTPNYKARDFDFRTVLDRAQQGAGMLKVSHPAHIPSAGANAAMPELAYRMPLHASLDGNTVDASQEQAAFAENALQYRASLTFLNSRIRGLLTAIRGE, encoded by the coding sequence GTGCCGATAAACATCGATTCCGCCCTGGGTATCCACACTGATGCGCTCGCCTTGCGTGCTCGTCGTGCGGAGGTGCTCGCCTCCAATCTCGCCAACGTCGATACCCCCAACTACAAGGCGCGCGATTTCGATTTTCGCACCGTGTTGGATCGTGCGCAGCAAGGCGCGGGGATGTTGAAGGTCAGTCATCCGGCCCATATCCCCAGCGCCGGCGCCAACGCTGCGATGCCGGAGTTGGCGTATCGGATGCCACTTCACGCCTCGCTGGACGGCAACACGGTAGACGCCTCGCAGGAGCAGGCAGCCTTTGCCGAGAACGCCCTGCAGTACCGAGCCAGCCTGACCTTCCTCAATAGCCGCATCCGCGGTCTGCTGACTGCGATTCGGGGAGAGTAA
- a CDS encoding protein-glutamate O-methyltransferase CheR: MNATVSPEAYKGFQHFLEDSCGIVLGDNRHYLVSSRLHRVMQENKLDSLDELLSRLRRSPNSGLRELVIDAMTTNETFWFRDGYPFDVLKSRIYPELARLGRGPLRVWSAACSSGQEAYSISITTQEWRTTNPGALPADVQIIGTDISPSVLRQAKDGRYDEAAIRRGVSTERQQRYFRKADDEWEVRPEIKARAAFREANLLGNYSLLGRFDVIFCRNVLIYFSNDLKRDIIGRMAKVLNPGGYLFLGSSESISAHSDAFEMVRCNPGVVYRLRG, from the coding sequence TTGAATGCCACCGTCTCACCTGAAGCCTATAAAGGGTTTCAGCATTTTCTGGAGGATTCCTGTGGCATTGTATTGGGTGACAATCGCCATTACCTGGTCAGCAGCCGTCTGCATCGTGTGATGCAGGAGAACAAACTGGATTCTTTGGACGAGTTATTGAGCCGGTTGCGCCGCAGCCCCAATTCCGGATTGCGCGAGTTGGTGATCGATGCCATGACCACCAACGAGACCTTCTGGTTTCGCGATGGCTACCCCTTCGATGTTCTGAAAAGCAGGATTTATCCGGAACTCGCCCGGCTCGGGCGGGGGCCGTTGCGAGTGTGGTCGGCAGCATGCTCATCCGGCCAGGAAGCCTACTCGATCAGTATCACCACCCAGGAGTGGCGGACGACCAATCCTGGTGCGCTACCCGCCGATGTGCAGATTATCGGCACCGATATCTCGCCGAGCGTGCTGCGTCAGGCCAAGGACGGACGCTACGACGAGGCGGCCATCCGGCGGGGCGTCAGCACCGAGCGTCAGCAGCGCTACTTCCGTAAGGCGGACGACGAATGGGAGGTGCGGCCAGAGATCAAGGCCCGGGCCGCGTTTCGCGAGGCCAACCTTTTGGGGAACTACTCGCTGTTGGGGCGATTCGACGTAATCTTCTGCCGCAACGTGCTGATCTATTTCTCCAATGATCTCAAACGCGACATCATCGGACGTATGGCGAAGGTCCTCAATCCTGGCGGCTATCTCTTCCTGGGCTCGTCCGAGTCCATTTCGGCGCACTCCGATGCCTTTGAAATGGTGCGCTGCAATCCGGGTGTGGTCTACCGCTTGCGGGGTTAG
- the flgM gene encoding flagellar biosynthesis anti-sigma factor FlgM — MPIEISNGTPQRVPYDTGEGSQINGTRSAPSVEKQETGKPNTFDTVSLTDTAANLQKINQTINELPVVDNQRVEAIRQAIANGSYEINPQRTAEKLIGFEAALSAARKDA, encoded by the coding sequence ATGCCAATCGAAATCAGCAACGGAACACCCCAGCGGGTCCCCTACGACACGGGTGAAGGATCACAGATCAATGGTACACGCAGTGCACCCAGCGTGGAAAAGCAGGAGACAGGCAAACCAAACACCTTCGACACGGTGAGTCTCACCGACACCGCTGCCAATCTGCAGAAGATCAATCAGACCATCAACGAGCTTCCGGTCGTCGACAACCAGCGCGTTGAAGCCATTCGCCAGGCCATCGCGAATGGCAGCTACGAGATCAATCCCCAGCGCACCGCCGAGAAATTGATCGGATTTGAAGCCGCGCTGAGCGCCGCGCGCAAAGACGCCTGA
- a CDS encoding DUF1015 domain-containing protein: MPLIRPFAGLRPAPGQSSAVLAPPYDVLNAAEARRRAADKPWSFLRISKPEIDLPPDTKPYADIVYQTGARNLRAMIDNDVLQRDPTPCYYLYRLQAGEHVQTGLVALASVHAYEEQWIRRHEFTRPDKEEDRVRQIDALNAQTGPVLLAHKGSDVMARWVNELSTTEAVLDVTAEDGVRHTLWIIDDPEAIHSITEVFAPERGGSVATLYIADGHHRSAAAARVAAQRRQRMAVPDPNADYEWFLSVIFPAQQMRILDYNRIVRDLYGLSIREFLTQVSTRFDVTPVPYAFHPTRPREFGLYLDGHWYRMRFPEELLPEDPVERLDVSLLQTYLIDPVLGIVDPRRDERIEFVGGIRGLSELERRVDSGEMAVAFALHPTTMEQLISVADAHQVMPPKSTWFEPKLADGLISHQFD; this comes from the coding sequence ATGCCTCTCATTCGCCCCTTTGCAGGTCTCCGTCCTGCCCCGGGTCAATCCAGCGCCGTGCTCGCTCCGCCTTACGACGTCCTGAATGCGGCGGAGGCGCGGCGGCGCGCCGCTGACAAACCCTGGAGTTTCCTGCGCATCTCCAAACCCGAGATAGATCTGCCGCCCGACACCAAACCCTACGCCGATATCGTTTATCAAACGGGAGCGCGTAATCTGCGGGCAATGATCGATAACGACGTCCTGCAACGCGATCCGACCCCCTGCTACTACCTCTATCGGCTGCAGGCCGGGGAGCATGTTCAGACCGGTTTGGTGGCATTGGCCTCGGTTCATGCCTATGAAGAGCAATGGATTCGACGCCATGAGTTTACCCGCCCCGACAAAGAGGAAGACCGCGTGCGCCAGATCGATGCGCTCAATGCCCAGACCGGGCCGGTGCTTCTGGCGCATAAGGGTTCGGATGTCATGGCGCGCTGGGTAAACGAACTGAGCACGACCGAGGCGGTGCTGGATGTGACGGCCGAAGACGGCGTTCGCCACACCCTCTGGATCATCGATGATCCGGAGGCGATACACAGCATTACGGAGGTTTTTGCGCCCGAACGGGGCGGTAGCGTTGCCACACTCTATATCGCCGATGGGCATCATCGATCGGCCGCTGCGGCCCGGGTCGCAGCCCAGCGGCGCCAACGTATGGCCGTGCCCGATCCCAACGCGGACTACGAGTGGTTTTTGAGCGTCATCTTCCCGGCGCAGCAGATGCGCATACTCGATTACAATCGCATCGTACGCGATCTATATGGGCTGTCGATTCGTGAATTCCTGACCCAGGTAAGCACCCGCTTCGATGTGACGCCTGTGCCCTACGCTTTCCATCCCACGCGGCCGCGTGAATTTGGTCTGTACCTGGACGGTCATTGGTACCGGATGCGCTTTCCGGAAGAGCTGCTGCCGGAAGATCCGGTCGAGCGGCTGGACGTCAGTCTTTTGCAGACCTACCTCATCGACCCGGTGCTGGGGATCGTCGATCCACGGCGCGACGAGCGTATCGAGTTCGTCGGTGGTATCCGCGGTCTGTCCGAACTGGAGCGCCGGGTGGACAGCGGGGAGATGGCAGTGGCTTTTGCCCTCCACCCGACCACCATGGAACAGTTGATCTCCGTGGCCGATGCCCATCAAGTGATGCCACCCAAGTCAACCTGGTTTGAACCTAAACTGGCGGATGGCCTGATATCTCACCAGTTCGACTGA
- a CDS encoding glycosyltransferase, with protein sequence MVPSISIIIPALNEAVSLPALLQRLQPWRRRPGCEIIVVDGGSRDGTLDSSEGLADLMLQSPAGRGSQMNAGADRANGAILWFLHADTIPPGDGLEQITRALESHGWGRFNVRLSGRGRMLRVVERLMNWRSCWSGIATGDQALFVRRDWFEEVGGFPDLPLMEDIAISRSLKRLGRPACVPSVVVTSSRRWERKGAMRTIWLMWRLRLAYFLGTDPAVLARRYDRD encoded by the coding sequence ATGGTGCCCTCGATCAGCATCATTATTCCCGCTCTGAACGAGGCGGTATCACTTCCAGCATTGCTGCAACGGTTGCAGCCATGGAGGCGGCGACCGGGCTGCGAAATCATCGTTGTCGATGGCGGTAGCCGGGACGGTACGCTGGATAGCAGCGAGGGGCTGGCGGATCTCATGCTTCAATCGCCCGCCGGACGCGGTAGCCAGATGAACGCTGGAGCGGATCGCGCCAACGGAGCGATCCTCTGGTTTCTTCACGCGGACACCATCCCCCCCGGCGATGGGCTCGAGCAGATTACTCGTGCGCTTGAATCGCACGGCTGGGGTCGATTCAACGTGCGTCTCAGTGGTCGCGGTCGGATGTTGCGGGTGGTTGAGCGGCTGATGAACTGGCGTTCCTGCTGGAGCGGGATCGCGACCGGTGATCAGGCCCTGTTCGTACGCCGTGACTGGTTTGAGGAAGTGGGCGGGTTTCCCGATCTTCCGCTGATGGAAGACATCGCCATAAGCCGCTCCCTCAAACGGTTGGGTCGACCCGCCTGTGTGCCGTCTGTGGTGGTCACGTCGAGTCGCCGTTGGGAGCGCAAAGGCGCGATGCGCACGATTTGGCTGATGTGGCGGCTGCGCCTCGCCTATTTTCTTGGCACCGATCCGGCAGTTCTCGCCAGGCGCTACGATCGTGATTGA
- a CDS encoding DUF2835 family protein encodes MVPIKEIRFQLAISARDYLAYYRGEVRQVAVRAADGRSIRFPANILRPFLSHTGVNGEFALQYDEQNRFVGIRKL; translated from the coding sequence ATGGTCCCCATCAAAGAAATCCGGTTCCAGCTTGCGATATCCGCCAGGGATTACCTCGCATACTATCGAGGTGAGGTGCGCCAGGTTGCGGTCCGCGCCGCAGATGGCAGGAGTATCCGCTTTCCTGCAAACATTTTGCGCCCCTTTTTGTCACATACGGGTGTCAATGGAGAGTTTGCACTGCAATACGATGAGCAAAACCGTTTTGTCGGAATTCGCAAACTCTGA
- a CDS encoding chemotaxis protein CheV has protein sequence MSKLLEGVDQRTQIAGHNRLELLLFRLAGKQIYGINVFKVQEVIHCPALTKLPGSDPKVRGIANMRGKTLPVIDLSLSIGGPSLGGEGGFVIIAEYNRTLQGFLVGSVDKIANKRWEEVLPPPKGTGKGSYMTAVTEVEGQMVAIIDVEKVLSEINKRGDELPEEFAFSAPVETALPKHILAVDDSMVARRQIMNSLKKIGVDCTIARNGREALDTLRKWADEGPIQERIAMVISDVEMPEMDGYTLTTEIRKDPRLAGLFVILHTSLSGVFNQALVEKVGANRFLAKFDAEEFANVVLGTIRELGGGEPVGG, from the coding sequence ATGAGCAAACTCCTCGAAGGAGTCGATCAGCGTACGCAGATAGCCGGGCATAACCGGTTGGAATTGTTGTTGTTTCGACTGGCGGGCAAGCAGATCTATGGAATCAACGTGTTTAAGGTTCAAGAGGTGATCCACTGTCCGGCACTTACCAAGTTGCCGGGTTCTGATCCTAAAGTACGCGGTATTGCCAATATGCGCGGCAAAACATTGCCGGTCATCGACCTGTCGCTCTCCATTGGTGGCCCCAGCCTTGGCGGCGAGGGTGGGTTCGTCATTATCGCCGAATACAACCGCACGCTGCAGGGTTTCCTGGTCGGGTCGGTGGACAAGATCGCCAACAAAAGATGGGAAGAGGTGCTCCCACCTCCCAAGGGCACCGGTAAGGGCAGCTACATGACAGCGGTGACCGAGGTCGAAGGCCAGATGGTCGCAATCATTGACGTCGAGAAGGTTCTTTCCGAGATCAATAAGCGCGGCGATGAACTGCCCGAAGAATTCGCGTTTTCTGCACCGGTCGAGACGGCGTTGCCCAAACACATTCTTGCCGTGGATGATTCGATGGTTGCTCGCCGGCAGATCATGAACTCCCTAAAGAAAATAGGTGTTGACTGCACGATCGCCAGAAATGGCCGCGAGGCGCTTGACACGCTGAGGAAGTGGGCGGATGAAGGACCGATTCAGGAGCGTATCGCCATGGTGATCTCGGATGTCGAGATGCCCGAAATGGATGGCTATACACTCACGACCGAGATACGCAAAGATCCTCGTTTGGCCGGATTGTTCGTCATTTTGCATACTTCACTGAGTGGCGTTTTCAATCAGGCGTTGGTCGAGAAGGTGGGCGCTAATCGGTTTCTGGCGAAATTCGACGCCGAGGAGTTCGCCAACGTGGTACTTGGTACCATCCGTGAATTGGGTGGTGGTGAGCCGGTCGGCGGTTGA
- a CDS encoding flagellar protein FlgN, producing MSAPATAERLLQILNQGVEHANALLSALRDEHDALQQRSASAIEAALEQKIQRLAVFEKHEVERRALLKALQVTDSRQAVDGFIAAQPAHASTLRQRWNQLLKLADECRNQNQLNGALVDTQRRHVQRALDILSGTPETATYGPSGATDRRSGSHTLAKA from the coding sequence GTGTCTGCCCCCGCCACTGCCGAGCGCCTGCTGCAGATTCTGAACCAGGGCGTTGAGCATGCAAACGCCCTGTTGAGTGCATTGCGTGACGAGCACGATGCCCTTCAGCAACGCTCCGCATCAGCCATCGAAGCGGCATTGGAGCAAAAAATCCAACGGCTGGCTGTGTTCGAGAAACATGAAGTTGAGCGACGGGCACTGCTCAAAGCGCTACAGGTAACCGACAGCCGCCAGGCGGTTGATGGCTTTATCGCCGCGCAGCCCGCTCATGCATCCACCCTCAGGCAGCGCTGGAACCAGCTGCTCAAACTCGCCGATGAATGCCGCAACCAGAATCAACTGAATGGCGCCTTGGTTGACACGCAACGTCGTCATGTCCAGCGCGCATTGGATATCCTCAGCGGTACACCTGAAACGGCAACCTACGGACCAAGCGGCGCCACCGATCGCCGCAGCGGGTCGCATACGCTTGCCAAGGCCTGA
- a CDS encoding radical SAM/Cys-rich domain protein — MHSTRPFLVTSDFPALRRQRLETLQVNLGYLCNQQCVHCHVNAGPRRSESMSVETVDQVLRFLAASTANTLDITGGAPELNPHFRHLVKQARKQGRKVIDRCNLTILEEPGQEDLTEFLVANGVEVTASMPCYLEENVDQQRGKGVFDKSIRGLQRLNASGYGDPASGLILNLVYNPQGAVLPPAQVELEADYKRELAGRYGVKFNRLLTITNMPIQRFGSMLVSKGQFEGYMRLLRDSSRPENLSTVMCLSLLSVDWRGYLHDCDFNQMLALPFGWRGKPHSHISELVGRDLEGNDIVVGDHCYGCTAGQGSSCGGALS; from the coding sequence ATGCATTCGACAAGACCGTTTCTCGTCACCTCGGACTTCCCCGCGCTGCGCCGCCAGCGGCTGGAGACCCTGCAGGTCAATCTGGGCTACTTATGCAACCAGCAGTGTGTCCATTGTCATGTGAATGCGGGGCCGCGACGGTCGGAATCGATGAGTGTCGAGACGGTCGATCAGGTGCTGCGGTTTCTCGCTGCCAGCACAGCAAACACACTGGATATTACGGGGGGCGCCCCCGAGCTCAATCCCCATTTTCGGCACTTGGTCAAGCAGGCCCGCAAGCAGGGACGCAAGGTGATCGATCGCTGTAACCTGACCATACTGGAAGAGCCCGGGCAGGAGGATCTGACCGAATTTCTCGTTGCCAACGGTGTCGAGGTAACCGCGTCGATGCCGTGTTACCTGGAAGAGAATGTGGATCAACAGCGCGGCAAAGGGGTTTTCGACAAGAGCATCCGGGGTTTGCAGCGCCTGAACGCATCAGGGTACGGCGATCCTGCGAGCGGTCTGATTCTGAATCTGGTCTATAACCCTCAAGGCGCGGTGCTTCCCCCGGCGCAGGTGGAACTGGAGGCCGACTATAAACGCGAGTTGGCGGGACGCTACGGCGTCAAGTTCAATCGACTCCTGACGATCACGAACATGCCGATTCAGCGTTTCGGTAGCATGCTGGTCTCCAAAGGCCAGTTTGAGGGCTATATGCGGCTGCTGCGCGATTCCTCGCGGCCGGAGAATCTCTCGACAGTCATGTGTCTCTCGCTGCTCAGCGTCGATTGGCGCGGTTATCTGCACGATTGCGATTTCAATCAGATGCTGGCGCTGCCGTTTGGTTGGCGTGGCAAACCCCATAGCCATATCTCGGAGCTCGTCGGACGGGACCTGGAGGGCAACGACATCGTAGTAGGCGATCATTGCTATGGCTGTACGGCCGGGCAGGGCAGCAGTTGCGGTGGTGCGTTGAGCTGA
- a CDS encoding protein-L-isoaspartate(D-aspartate) O-methyltransferase encodes MTTADNSVQLQALLGMIEADARSTADLTGRGSFSQRVMDAVGAVPRHEFIPNDLSIAAYDNRPLPIGKGQTISQPYIVALMTDLLDPQPGDIVLEVGTGSGYQAAVLSLLVQQVFSTEIIDSLAQAAAQRLSRLGYDNTQIRTCDGYYGWPEEAPFDGILITAATPQVPPPLIEQLRPGGRLVAPLGTPYSHQTLVLLEKDANCTITVRNILPVAFVPLTGSLGEA; translated from the coding sequence ATGACGACAGCGGACAACTCCGTGCAGCTGCAGGCGTTGCTGGGCATGATCGAGGCGGACGCCCGCAGCACCGCCGATCTTACCGGGCGCGGCAGTTTTTCTCAGCGGGTCATGGATGCCGTTGGCGCTGTCCCGCGCCACGAATTCATCCCGAACGACCTCTCCATTGCGGCCTACGACAATCGACCTTTACCGATCGGAAAAGGGCAGACCATATCCCAGCCCTATATCGTGGCACTGATGACCGATCTCCTCGATCCGCAACCCGGGGATATCGTTTTGGAGGTCGGTACGGGCTCGGGGTACCAGGCCGCGGTGCTGTCGCTTTTGGTGCAGCAGGTCTTCAGCACCGAGATCATAGACTCACTCGCCCAGGCTGCGGCGCAGCGTCTTTCGCGCCTGGGTTATGACAACACGCAGATCCGGACTTGCGACGGTTATTACGGATGGCCGGAGGAAGCGCCTTTCGATGGCATTCTGATCACGGCCGCAACACCGCAGGTACCGCCTCCGCTGATCGAACAACTGCGGCCGGGCGGGCGGCTCGTCGCCCCGCTGGGTACACCTTATAGCCACCAGACGCTGGTCCTGCTCGAGAAAGACGCGAACTGCACCATCACGGTTCGGAACATACTGCCGGTGGCGTTCGTGCCGTTGACCGGCTCCCTGGGCGAGGCGTAG
- a CDS encoding glycosyltransferase, with protein sequence MFLAPIRQFSPGATIVIESYRYPNARLVIFSRAPQAGFSKTRLIPVLDAQGAADLQARLLRRTVELAVRSRLAPVELWCTPSCDHPIFGELASAHPIALFAQIEGDLGVRMADALCTVLATADAALLIGTDCPALERGHLAACLDALIAGHDAVLLPAEDGGYVAIGLRHPAPWLFTEIAWGTDLVMEQTRAKLLDQDWSWQEPAVLWDVDDPADWVRMSHDYPELAG encoded by the coding sequence ATTTTCTTGGCACCGATCCGGCAGTTCTCGCCAGGCGCTACGATCGTGATTGAATCGTATCGCTATCCAAACGCAAGGTTGGTGATCTTCTCGCGTGCGCCGCAGGCAGGGTTTAGCAAGACACGATTGATTCCCGTGCTGGATGCTCAGGGTGCCGCCGATCTACAGGCGCGGTTGCTGCGCCGGACGGTCGAACTGGCGGTTCGGTCGCGGCTGGCACCCGTTGAGCTGTGGTGTACACCAAGCTGCGATCATCCAATCTTCGGAGAGCTTGCGTCCGCCCACCCCATCGCGTTGTTTGCCCAGATCGAGGGGGATCTGGGTGTGCGTATGGCGGATGCGCTGTGCACTGTATTGGCCACAGCGGACGCTGCATTGCTGATCGGTACCGACTGCCCGGCATTGGAGCGCGGTCATCTCGCCGCCTGCCTTGATGCGCTGATCGCGGGTCATGACGCGGTGTTGTTACCTGCTGAAGATGGCGGGTATGTGGCGATTGGCCTGCGACACCCTGCGCCATGGCTGTTTACTGAGATTGCCTGGGGTACCGATCTGGTGATGGAGCAGACTCGAGCGAAACTGCTCGATCAGGATTGGTCATGGCAGGAGCCCGCGGTGCTGTGGGACGTCGATGATCCTGCGGATTGGGTGCGAATGTCACACGATTATCCGGAGCTGGCCGGATAG